A single genomic interval of Lucilia cuprina isolate Lc7/37 chromosome 2, ASM2204524v1, whole genome shotgun sequence harbors:
- the LOC111680404 gene encoding laminin subunit beta-1, whose amino-acid sequence MTKSCWSGSASSRFTLISTIFVIVLLSISCFVRTIDAQQKHAGRRDRPRNPPRQYVKTHPCERSSCYPATGNLLIGRENRLTASSTCGLHSPERFCILSHLQDKKCFLCDTREETRNDPYKNHRIGQIVYKTKPGSTIPTWWQSENGKEDVSIQLDLEAEFHFTHLIMSFTTFRPAAMYIERSFDFGQTWHVYRYFAYDCADSFPGVPTVLRNITDVVCTSRYSNVEPSRNGEVIFRVLPPNINVTDPYAAHVQNMLKVTNLRVVFKKLHKLGDNLLDNRLENEEKYYYGINNMVVRGSCSCYGHASQCLPLDGTEATEPDMVHGRCQCTHNTKGFNCESCEDFFNDFPWKPAFGKQTNACKKCECNDHAVSCHFDETVFEQSGRVSGGVCDNCMHNTQGQHCEECMPFFYRDPLEDIRSPYVCKPCDCNLIGSLDEGICDSVNDPENGAEAGSCHCKTHVKGRRCDTCKDGFWNLVEENPDGCEPCTCNTLGTVDNSGCNMYTGECTCKRLVTGKDCNQCAPETYGLSESEDGCTHCDCDIGGSYDNFCDVITGQCRCRPHMTGRTCSQPKQNYFIHQLVLVHEAEVARHCISYSNNGNCTMVPYQPPQDRIPDSTGIGFIRVPENSELIITVDDIPRSMPYDVVIRYQSTSRGDWEDAFITLIRPDEVDPEGDCAASVPPGSSVYESRVPFYLPDRERQVIALREVCLEAGKVYKFKIHFERRRHNEDNPTATIMIDSLTLIPRIELTSVFSGTPVADSRRQEYYQMGCNQSLYDLRYGAFADERCRELENYVSTIIYDGASMCNCNPTGSLSKECESKGGYCHCKPNVIGRQCDQCAPGTYGFGPEGCKACDCNSIGAKDNNCDVITGQCGCHPNTYGRECDQCQPGFWNFPNCQACECNGHAQQCDARTGQCLNCADFTTGYACDSCLDGYYGNPFLGSEIGCRACRCPDTIASGNAHADGCSLDSRNNNMICHCQEGYDGPRCDICADNYFGDAETPGGSCEKCDCGNNIDIYDTGNCDRRTGQCLKCLYDTTGDHCEHCRDGFFGDALQQNCVQCDCDFLGTNNTLQYCNRVTGQCPCLPNVVGLRCDECAVNHWKIASGEGCEACECDPIGSLSEQCNRYDGQCECKQGFGGRACNQCQANYWGNPNEKCQPCDCDPYGSADFQCDRETGQCVCHEGIGGYKCNQCARGYIGESPHCMPCGECFNNWDLILKELEEATAEAIQRAKKIKLIGATGAYTSEFNTLDKKLQNIRDLLQNTSVSLKDIDGLDKEVAELRTKLNKAGQKLVDTESSLEDIYSALSLSAVELEGLQSQSNLVKKLSQDLKEHGIQLQESNIEGALNLTRNAYERVLDLANIKNEAEDYASNTDRNCKRVETLANKMKDDVSAITANDEIIEQYNKELSSLNALIPNLNNEVCGSKSDPCDNVCGGAGCGSCGGLSCEIGALTRTEKALKVAKDTEQEIKEKKDQADQTIRALFQAKVNASEAYQKAKSAHEDAERYLNRTELNIKRGEAMIQNLTDFMKNQTALPADTKELAQKILTLDLTLDPFEIQNLGGKINNAVSSLKNVESIIYNTRSDLERVNELQAKANATKELANEILTTANTVVKNLDDADISQEIALDAILQANSNIELAAKDLDQIDAETSDAEAPANATAQHVEELAKKVNRLQKNILKNELDAKDVKNEADKVKESAKNAHADAQQLQHSSSGANQILTDRAIHSENARERAKQLLQRASKLTVDTKEKLRELKLMQESYREKNDKLQKLQDSLQPLHAELSTHLKNIQTNAERYRQC is encoded by the coding sequence ATGACAAAGTCATGCTGGAGCGGCTCTGCTAGCAGCCGCTTCACGCTTATCTcaacaatatttgttattgtattattaaGTATTTCTTGTTTTGTACGCACAATCGATGCTCAGCAAAAACATGCTGGTCGACGTGATCGTCCACGCAATCCTCCTCGTCAATATGTTAAAACACATCCTTGTGAAAGATCCTCTTGTTATCCAGCCACGGGTAATTTATTGATTGGTCGTGAAAATCGTCTAACAGCATCTTCAACTTGTGGTCTGCATTCACCTGAACGATTTTGCATCCTGTCCCATTTGCAGGATAAGAAATGTTTCCTTTGCGATACACGCGAAGAGACACGTAATGACCCCTACAAAAATCATCGCATTGGTCAAATAGTGTATAAAACAAAGCCTGGTAGCACTATACCCACATGGTGGCAATCGGAGAACGGCAAGGAAGATGTTTCTATACAATTGGATTTGGAAGCTGAATTCCATTTTACGCATTTAATTATGTCATTCACCACTTTCCGCCCGGCTGCTATGTACATTGAACGTTCATTCGATTTTGGTCAGACATGGCATGTATATCGTTATTTTGCCTACGATTGTGCGGACTCTTTCCCCGGTGTACCAACTGTATTGCGCAATATCACGGATGTTGTATGTACCTCTCGTTATTCGAACGTGGAGCCTTCACGTAACGGTGAAGTTATCTTCCGTGTCTTACCACCAAATATCAATGTCACAGATCCCTATGCTGCTCATGTACAAAACATGTTAAAGGTAACAAATCTACGTgttgtttttaagaaacttCACAAATTGGGAGACAATTTACTCGACAATCGTTTGGAAAATGAAGAAAAGTATTATTATGGTATCAACAATATGGTTGTACGTGGTTCCTGTTCCTGCTATGGTCACGCTTCCCAATGTTTACCTCTGGATGGTACCGAAGCTACCGAACCCGATATGGTACATGGTCGTTGTCAATGTACCCACAATACCAAAGGTTTCAATTGCGAATCATGTGAAGATTTCTTCAATGACTTCCCCTGGAAACCTGCCTTTGGCAAACAAACCAATGCTTGTAAAAAGTGTGAATGTAATGATCATGCAGTCAGTTGCCATTTCGATGAAACTGTTTTCGAGCAATCGGGTCGTGTTTCCGGAGGTGTTTGTGACAATTGTATGCATAATACTCAGGGTCAGCACTGTGAAGAGTGTATGCCATTCTTCTACCGTGATCCCTTGGAGGATATACGCAGCCCCTATGTCTGTAAACCTTGCGATTGTAACTTAATTGGTTCCCTAGATGAAGGCATTTGTGACTCTGTAAATGATCCCGAAAATGGTGCTGAAGCTGGTTCATGTCACTGTAAAACTCACGTTAAGGGTCGCCgttgtgatacctgtaaagatGGGTTCTGGAATTTGGTAGAAGAAAATCCTGATGGTTGTGAACCCTGTACTTGCAACACTTTAGGTACTGTGGATAATTCTGGCTGTAATATGTATACTGGCGAGTGTACCTGCAAACGTTTAGTTACCGGTAAAGATTGTAATCAATGTGCTCCCGAAACCTATGGACTTTCAGAATCTGAAGATGGTTGCACACATTGTGATTGCGATATTGGTGGTTCCTACGATAATTTCTGCGATGTTATTACCGGCCAATGTCGTTGTCGTCCTCATATGACAGGACGCACTTGTTCCCAACCAAAGCAGAATTATTTCATACATCAGTTGGTTTTAGTACATGAGGCTGAAGTAGCCAGACACTGCATTTCTTACTCCAATAATGGCAACTGTACAATGGTACCCTACCAGCCACCTCAGGATCGTATTCCAGACTCGACAGGCATTGGTTTCATACGTGTTCCAGAAAATTCCGAACTTATTATAACCGTTGATGATATACCACGCTCCATGCCTTATGATGTTGTCATTCGTTATCAATCCACTTCCAGAGGAGACTGGGAAGATGCCTTCATCACTTTAATTAGACCAGATGAAGTTGATCCCGAAGGAGATTGTGCTGCATCAGTGCCACCTGGTTCTAGTGTGTATGAATCTCGTGTGCCTTTCTACTTACCCGATCGTGAACGTCAAGTTATTGCTTTGCGTGAAGTTTGCTTGGAGGCCGGCAAGgtttacaaattcaaaattcacttCGAAAGACGCAGACACAACGAAGACAATCCTACTGCCACTATAATGATTGATTCTCTGACATTGATACCACGCATTGAGCTTACTAGCGTGTTCAGTGGTACTCCAGTTGCCGATTCACGTCGCCAAGAATACTATCAAATGGGTTGTAATCAATCATTGTACGATTTACGTTACGGCGCCTTTGCTGATGAACGCTGTCGCGAATTGGAGAATTATGTTAGTACTATTATCTACGATGGTGCCAGTATGTGTAATTGTAATCCCACTGGATCGTTGAGTAAAGAATGTGAATCTAAAGGTGGTTATTGTCACTGCAAACCCAATGTTATTGGTCGCCAGTGTGATCAGTGTGCTCCCGGTACATACGGTTTTGGACCAGAAGGTTGCAAAGCTTGTGACTGTAACAGTATAGGAGCTAAAGACAACAATTGTGATGTTATTACTGGTCAATGTGGTTGTCACCCTAACACCTATGGACGTGAATGTGATCAATGTCAACCAGGTTTTTGGAATTTCCCCAATTGTCAAGCCTGTGAATGTAATGGTCATGCCCAACAGTGTGATGCTCGTACTGGCCAATGTTTGAATTGTGCTGATTTCACTACTGGTTATGCTTGTGACTCCTGTTTGGATGGCTATTATGGCAACCCCTTCTTGGGTAGTGAAATAGGTTGTCGCGCTTGTCGCTGTCCCGATACAATTGCCAGTGGCAATGCTCATGCTGATGGATGTTCTCTAGACTCCCGTAACAACAATATGATTTGTCACTGTCAAGAAGGTTATGATGGACCTCGTTGTGATATTTGTGCCGATAACTACTTTGGAGATGCCGAAACTCCTGGTGGCTCCTGTGAAAAATGTGACTGTGGTAACAACATTGACATATACGATACTGGTAATTGCGATAGACGTACTGGCCAGTGTTTGAAATGTTTGTACGACACCACCGGGGATCATTGTGAACATTGTCGTGACGGCTTCTTTGGAGATGCTTTACAACAAAATTGTGTCCAATGTGATTGTGATTTCTTAGGTACTAACAACACCCTACAATATTGTAATCGCGTTACCGGTCAATGTCCTTGTTTGCCCAATGTTGTTGGTTTACGTTGCGATGAATGTGCTGTCAACCATTGGAAGATTGCTTCTGGAGAGGGCTGTGAAGCTTGTGAATGTGACCCTATTGGTTCATTGTCCGAACAGTGTAACCGTTATGATGGTCAGTGTGAATGTAAGCAAGGTTTTGGCGGTCGTGCTTGTAATCAATGTCAAGCCAACTACTGGGGTAATCCCAATGAAAAATGTCAACCTTGTGATTGCGATCCTTATGGTTCAGCAGACTTCCAATGCGATCGTGAAACTGGACAATGTGTATGTCACGAAGGAATTGGTGGTTACAAGTGTAATCAATGTGCTCGTGGTTATATTGGCGAATCGCCTCATTGTATGCCATGCGGAGAATGTTTCAACAATTGGGACTTGATTCTAAAGGAGCTTGAAGAGGCTACCGCTGAAGCTATACAAAGAGCCAAGAAGATAAAGTTGATTGGCGCAACAGGAGCTTACACCTCTGAATTTAATACTTTggacaaaaaattacaaaacataaGAGATCTATTGCAGAACACTTCAGTAAGCTTGAAGGATATTGATGGTTTAGATAAGGAAGTTGCCGAATTAAGAACCAAATTGAACAAAGCTGGCCAAAAACTTGTTGACACAGAGAGCAGTTTGGAAGACATTTACTCCGCTCTAAGTTTGTCAGCAGTTGAATTGGAAGGTTTGCAAAGCCAATCAAATTTGGTGAAAAAACTATCACAAGACTTAAAGGAACATGGCATACAGTTGCAAGAATCTAATATTGAGGGTGCACTTAACTTGACCCGTAATGCCTATGAACGTGTTTTGGATTTAGCGAATATCAAGAATGAAGCGGAGGATTATGCCAGCAACACTGACCGTAATTGCAAGCGTGTGGAAACTTTGGCCAACAAAATGAAAGATGATGTTTCGGCAATTACAGCCAATGATGAAATTATCGAACAATATAATAAGGAATTGTCTTCTTTAAATGCATTGATTCCCAATTTAAACAACGAAGTTTGTGGCAGCAAGAGCGATCCTTGTGACAATGTTTGTGGTGGTGCTGGCTGTGGCTCATGCGGTGGTCTGTCTTGTGAAATTGGTGCACTTACACGCACAGAAAAGGCTTTGAAGGTGGCCAAGGACACTGAACAAGAGATTAAGGAGAAAAAAGATCAAGCCGATCAAACTATTCGTGCCTTATTCCAGGCTAAAGTAAATGCCTCGGAAGCTTACCAAAAAGCAAAGAGTGCTCATGAAGATGCTGAACGTTATTTGAATCGTACTGAACTCAATATCAAACGTGGTGAAGCCATGATACAAAACTTGacagattttatgaaaaatcaaaCTGCCCTGCCAGCCGATACTAAAGAATTGGCCCAAAAAATTTTGACACTAGATTTAACATTGGATCCTTTCGAAATCCAAAACCTGGGAGGTAAAATCAACAATGCTGTATCATCCCTCAAAAATGTTGAGTCAATTATTTATAACACTCGAAGCGATTTGGAACGAGTCAATGAATTACAAGCTAAAGCTAATGCTACGAAAGAGCTGGCCAATGAAATACTAACCACTGCCAATACTGTAGTCAAGAATCTTGATGATGCTGATATCTCACAAGAAATTGCTCTCGATGCTATTTTGCAAGCTAATAGTAACATTGAATTAGCCGCCAAAGATCTAGATCAAATTGATGCTGAGACTAGTGATGCGGAAGCACCAGCTAATGCCACTGCTCAACATGTGGAGGAATTGGCTAAAAAAGTAAATCGTCTACAAAAGAATATACTTAAAAACGAACTTGATGCCAAGGATGTCAAAAATGAGGCTGACAAAGTTAAAGAATCGGCTAAAAATGCCCATGCTGATGCTCAACAATTGCAACACTCCTCCTCAGGTGCCAACCAGATTCTAACCGATCGTGCCATACATTCTGAAAATGCTCGCGAAAGAGCAAAACAATTGTTGCAGAGAGCCTCTAAACTAACAGTCGACACTAAAGAGAAATTAAGAGAATTAAAACTTATGCAAGAATCCTATAGAGAAAAGAACGATAAACTACAAAAACTACAAGATTCTTTACAACCATTACACGCTGAACTCTCAACACATTTGAAAAACATACAAACGAATGCTGAGCGTTATCGACAGTGttag